GGTTTTATTACCCTAAAAATTTCAGTTAAACCTTGTTCCAGGTTTTCGAAGTTACGAACACCAAAACCAACGATCGCAGCATCAAAAGCTGCATTTTTAAAAGGGAGTTTTTCCGAATCAGCTTTTATGAAATTTATTTGTTTTTCAAGACTTTTGTCCCGAATTTTTTTCCTGCCCACATTCAGCATCCCTTCAGAGATATCAATCCCGGTAACTTTAACCGCCCCAAGTTTTGTTGCTGCAATAGCAAAGTCGCCTGTCCCGGTTGCAATATCAAGGATATTCTCAGGAGCATAGGGTTTCAACTTCCGAATTGTTTTCTTTCGCCACAGTTTATCAATGTTTAATGACAAAACGTGGTTAAGCAGGTCGTATTTTGAGGAGATATTATCAAACATCTCCTCTACCTGACCTTTTTTTGACTGTGTTGATTGTTTGTAAGGAAGGGCTGCCATTAAGATCCTACGGTCATTTTATCGATATAACCAAACGACTCATCGTCTATTCTGATTTCTCCTTTCGTAACGTGCCCCAGCGTAAAGAAGGGTACATTAAGTTCCGACATCGCATCCACAAAATCATCTTCTTTTTCCGGATTCACACCAACCAGCAGGCGGCCCATTGCTTCGCCAAACAAAAAGGCATCGTTTCGGGTTTCTGCGTCAGTGGTAATATCAAATCCTAATTCGTTTGGAATGGCAGCACGCAGCAAAGTAAAAAACAAACCACCTTTGCCAACCGGACTGGCACTCTCAATCAGATTTTTGTCTGCTAATACTTTTATGGCTTTCTGAACAGCCAATTCATCTTCAATGTTGTAGGCGGGCAGCGGCGATTCTGATATACCGTGATAAAACTCAAGATATTCCGAAGAACTGATGTCGTTTAACGATCTGCCAATAACAAAAATATGGTTGCCTTTGTTCTTAAAACTATGCGTTATTAGGCTTACATCTGCAGCCACCCGCGCCATCATACTAATTATTATGGTTGGAGGCACAGGTCCATGTTCCGAGAAATGGTCAAAACGAATTTTTCTGTCTGAAATTTTTAAGCCAAACTTTGCAGCTGCATTTTCTAATCCTTTTTTGGCTCCGGATGCAATAAACTGTCCATTCGGATCAGCAATGTCGATGTGATACAAGAAGGCACTCAAAGCGAAAGGTTTGGCACCAAAACACAACATTTTCCGGGTAGCCCGTGCAATAAGAATTTCAGTTGCTTTTTGCGGATCGTTTTCTAAATGATGGTGAAAGGCATGCGTACTCATTGCCATACGTGTGCCATTATTATCCATTTCAAAAATGCCGGTATCGTCGGCATCGCTATCGCCAATCGATTCCGGAGAAATACCTTGCTCACTAAAATCGTTAAAATAATTAATCGTTGATAAATTAGGATTTACCATTAGCGAGAAGACTATCTCCTCCAGGTTTTCTGGTTCCGCAATTTGATCTATCGAGAACTCTTCTTTTGTTTGAACAGCATCACTCATACAGCATTTTTTTCTTGTTAACCTCTGGCAAAGGTAATTAAGTAGGTGATTTTACCATAAAATTTGCTTTCTTTTTTGTTCCTGATAATACCGTTTGGTTTTGCGTGTTGGAATATTTGATTTTTATGTTTGAATAACAAAGAAATGGTGAAAACAGCTAAAAATGCTTAATGCCGTGTATTGTGATTAAAACCTTGGGGAGAATTTAACTAACTTTGCAACTTAATTAAAAAAGAATGTCAGAAGCAATAGTAGTTACACCGGTTAAAGATTCATTGGAAACAACCAAACGTACCATTAAAGCGATAATGGAAGCTAAAGGTAAGTTTGATTATTTTGTATATAATGATTTCAGTCAGCCAGAAACCCGGGACTTTTTAATCGAGGCTGCCACAAAAGATCGTTTTTCTGTTGTGCACCTCGAGGATATAACCAATACTCCTTCTCCTAACTACAAGCTGGTTTTGCAACAAGCACAGCAAATGGCCTTACAGTCTCAGATTCCGCTAATTTTAATAGAGTCTGACGTAGTTATCAAAAACGACACAATTGAACGTTTACTTGAGCTAATGAATTCGAAACCAGATGCAGGAGTTATTGGGGCTATTACAGTTGACAAAAATGACAATTACAACTTCCCATACAATTTCGAGAAGCACAAGAGTAACGACGTGGTTGATACTTCGCACAGTTTAAGTTTTTGTTGTACACTGCTAACTGTACCTTTTTTGCAAAAATTCAGTTTTAATGATTTGGCACAAAATAAAGACTGGTTTGATGTTTTTATCAGTCGCCAGTCTAAAAAGTTGGGATTTAGTAATTATCTTGCAAAAGGTATAAGGGTTTTACATTTGCCGCATTCGAGCAGGCCCTGGAAAAATCTGAAATATAAGAACCCTGTTCTGTATTATTTAAAAAAATATTTTTAAAACGAGACCGAATTTAAATGCAGGAACACTTATTAAATAAAAGAAACAAAGCAATTGGACATCTTCTTTTCTGGGCTGCCAGTATTTTGTTTTTGTGTTTCATCTTTTTTATTTACAGTCGCGAATTTGATCTGAAAACTTTAGCCAAAGCTGTAACAATTAATGCAGGTTTTGGCATTGCCGTATATTTCAATTTGTACATTCTAATTCCACGTTTTCTTACCCGTAAACAATACATTTATTACCTGTTTTGGCTGGTAGTTCTTATTTCCATAAGCAGTTTAATCCTTCAGGCCCTTATTGTTTACCCGCTAAGATTATTCCTTGAGGTCTCTGAGCAACTCACGTCAATTAGTTCCGAGACCCATTCCGCCTTCTTTTTTGCCACCCTGTTTTATGTTGGCATTACTACATTTTTAAAATTATTTAAGGATTGGCTTTCGCTGCAAGACATCAACTATAAACTTGCAAAAACCGAAAAGGAAAAACTTGAGGCAGAGCTGAAGTCTTTAAAAGGTCAGTTAAATCCGCACTTTTTGTTTAACTCTTTAAACAATATTTATTCACTGGCCTTAATCCAATCGGAAAAAGTTCCGGATCTGATTCTGCGGCTGTCTGATTTAATGCGCCACATTATTTACGATTCAAAGGACAATTTTATTGCTTTACAAAAAGAAATTGAATTTGTGGATAATTTTATTGCTTTACAGAAAATACGTATTACTGAAAATACTTCAATTAATTATACTAAACCTTCCTCGGTTCCTTCCGCATATATTGCTCCTCTTCTGTTTGAACCTTTTATAGATAATGCATTTAAACACGGTTTGCCAGGAACAGAAACGGATCTTATCGCTATTTCCTTCGAAATAGAAGATGATTGGTTAAGTTTTCGTTTGGAGAACAATTATTCAAACGAAGAAAATACCAATACCAAGAACTCAGGAATAGGTATTGCAAATGTAAAACAGCGTCTGGAACACCTTTATAAGCCCGGAGAATACCATTTACAAATTGAGCGGGCAAATGATAAGCACTCGGTACTTTTACAATTAAAACTTAAAACAAATGGCAATTAAGGCTCTTATTATCGATGACGAACCCCTTGCTCAGAATGTGATTAAACAATACGCACTTAAAATTCCTTTCCTCGAAATCACCGGAGCATGTAACGATGCTATTTGTGCTCAAAAATTTATTCACGAGAACGAGGTTGATCTTTTGTTTTTAGACATTAATATGCCGAAACTCTCAGGTATATCATTTCTTAAAACCTTAAACCGACGCCCTCTGGTTATTTTTACTACTGCTTACTCCGAATATGCACTAGAAGCCTATGAGCTGAATGCAATTGATTACCTGAAGAAGCCATTCTCATTTGAACGGTTTTTTAAGGCTTTTAGCAGAGCCGAAGAGCTTTTTTTATTAAAGAACAAACAAGAAACTACTGCGGAAAGCAATAAAGATGTAAATGATTTTCTATTCATTAAAGCAAACAAAAAAACCATAAAAGTTAAGTTTTCCGATATTTCTTACATTGAAGGCTTAGGAGACTATATCAAGATACATCTTAACACCGAGAAAATTGTTACAAATCTTTCTATGAAGAAAATTTTCTCCTTGCTACCGGAAGACCAATTCTATCGCACCCACAAATCATTTATTATTGCAGTTGATAAAATTGAATCGTTAGAGGGCAATATGGTTAGTATTTCGGGAGAAAAACTACCAATCGGCAATAGTTATCGCTCCGACTTTTTTGACTATATAAAACGCTTTACTGCTGATTAGAATTAAATAAAACCTTGTTGTTTTAATGTTTCCAGCATTTTAACCGAAAAAAAGTTATTGTCTGCTTCTTTATAGCGTACATCGGTAAATACCTGTGCTAATGTCTCCTTTCCATTCTCTGCCACAAATTTTTTCGAAGCGTCCAGATTCTCCTTGAATTCGTACAGGCGATCGATATCAGACTTTTTGTAGTCACAATAGCTCTCATTATGAATAATTCCTTCCAAAGGAATTCGGTCTGTTAACTCAGGTACCTCCTCCGGATAACCTAAAGCTACAGTAGTTACCGGAAAAGTAAGTAAAGGCAGGTCTAACACATCAATAATTTCCTTTGCATTGTATGTCGTAGTGCCTAAATAACAAATACCAAGCCCATAATTCTCAGCAGCTATACAAACGTTTTGGGCAACTAAAATAGCATCAATAAGAGCATTTGTAAACGACAGGAAGTTATTATATCCTGGCTTTGCATTATTAAATTCGCACCATTTTGTAAATCGATTAAAATCGGCAACAAAGGTTAATAGAACAGGAGCCGTCTTAGCAACGGGTTGATTAAAATGCAGCGGTGCCAGCTTTTCGATACTTTCCTGACTACGGTTAACAACAATGCTGTATAATTGCATATTCCCGGTTGTAGAAGCGCGTGTGCCCGAATAAAGAATACTCTTGAGCAGCTCTTCACTAATTTCCTTGTCTTTAAACTTCCTAACCGTTACATGCTTGTTTAAAAGTTCCATTACAACTCACTTTTTTAATGCTTATTCTACTATTCTATAAAATAAAAAAGGGAAGCTAAAAGCTTCCCCTTTTTAATCAATCAATTCGGTATTACCTTTTAATAATCCTTTCTGATTTAACGATTTCGTCGTCAGCAATTAATGTTACAACGTAAACGCCAGTTACCAGATTACCAGTACGGATTTCATAACTTGGATATTCAATATCTAAGATTCTTTGACCAGCAATGTTAGAAACAACTACACGGTCAAGTTTATCTGCATTGTCAATTCTAATGAAATCATTGAATGGGTTAGGATAAACCGCGAATTCAAGCGTTTCGAATCCTGGCTCTACACCTGTTGCCCAGTCAGGACCTGTAGTAAACATCCAGTCTCCTGTGTTACCGTCCCAAGCAAGACCATCTCCCATTACAATACCGCTGTCAACAGCTACCACATAAGTAGTGTTTTTATCTAAACCAAGTTCTCCTTCAGCTACTTCATAAGTTACTGTAATTGTATTACCATCTACCATATCTTCTGTGATTTCTATCATCATGTATGCTTCGGTAGAATCTTTTGGAGTTACTGTTAAGTATCCCATTACTGAGTCGTTGAACCAAACTTCATCTTCAAATACGATTGTGAATACCGGATGGTTATCAGCAATAGTATCCATTGGAGTTACAGTATCAAGAACAGGAGCGGTTCTGTCTTTTTCAGTTACCATTACATTAATTTCTGCAGTACAAACTGAATCCATATTGTAGATGAATGTGTAATCACCTACATAAAGCATAGTGTCTAACATCGCTTCTTCGTATTCAAATTGAACAGCTTCGCCAGTGTAAGTAACTAATGTAGTATCCATGCTCATTGGGTAATCCAATGTAATGGTATCCATAACAGCACACTCGTGTACATCGTATACAGTAATGTAGTGCATACCGCCACCTAATACTACCATGTCATCAGTAACTACTTCGTCACCAACCATTACAGTGTAAGGTGCAACACCTCCGGCAGGAGTAATGGTAACTTCAGTTCCACATCCATCAACATCACCTGCAACTACAGTAACAGTAAGTTCGTCGCTGATTACCTGGTCGAATGTTACTGAATCT
Above is a genomic segment from uncultured Draconibacterium sp. containing:
- the ubiE gene encoding bifunctional demethylmenaquinone methyltransferase/2-methoxy-6-polyprenyl-1,4-benzoquinol methylase UbiE produces the protein MAALPYKQSTQSKKGQVEEMFDNISSKYDLLNHVLSLNIDKLWRKKTIRKLKPYAPENILDIATGTGDFAIAATKLGAVKVTGIDISEGMLNVGRKKIRDKSLEKQINFIKADSEKLPFKNAAFDAAIVGFGVRNFENLEQGLTEIFRVIKPGGAFFVLEFSKPVHFPFKQIYMFYFKYILPFIGRFISKDRSAYTYLPESVYEFPDGDRFLTILADVGFVHNECFRQTFGIASIYLAHKPNK
- a CDS encoding AIR synthase-related protein; translated protein: MSDAVQTKEEFSIDQIAEPENLEEIVFSLMVNPNLSTINYFNDFSEQGISPESIGDSDADDTGIFEMDNNGTRMAMSTHAFHHHLENDPQKATEILIARATRKMLCFGAKPFALSAFLYHIDIADPNGQFIASGAKKGLENAAAKFGLKISDRKIRFDHFSEHGPVPPTIIISMMARVAADVSLITHSFKNKGNHIFVIGRSLNDISSSEYLEFYHGISESPLPAYNIEDELAVQKAIKVLADKNLIESASPVGKGGLFFTLLRAAIPNELGFDITTDAETRNDAFLFGEAMGRLLVGVNPEKEDDFVDAMSELNVPFFTLGHVTKGEIRIDDESFGYIDKMTVGS
- a CDS encoding glycosyltransferase, which gives rise to MSEAIVVTPVKDSLETTKRTIKAIMEAKGKFDYFVYNDFSQPETRDFLIEAATKDRFSVVHLEDITNTPSPNYKLVLQQAQQMALQSQIPLILIESDVVIKNDTIERLLELMNSKPDAGVIGAITVDKNDNYNFPYNFEKHKSNDVVDTSHSLSFCCTLLTVPFLQKFSFNDLAQNKDWFDVFISRQSKKLGFSNYLAKGIRVLHLPHSSRPWKNLKYKNPVLYYLKKYF
- a CDS encoding histidine kinase, whose amino-acid sequence is MQEHLLNKRNKAIGHLLFWAASILFLCFIFFIYSREFDLKTLAKAVTINAGFGIAVYFNLYILIPRFLTRKQYIYYLFWLVVLISISSLILQALIVYPLRLFLEVSEQLTSISSETHSAFFFATLFYVGITTFLKLFKDWLSLQDINYKLAKTEKEKLEAELKSLKGQLNPHFLFNSLNNIYSLALIQSEKVPDLILRLSDLMRHIIYDSKDNFIALQKEIEFVDNFIALQKIRITENTSINYTKPSSVPSAYIAPLLFEPFIDNAFKHGLPGTETDLIAISFEIEDDWLSFRLENNYSNEENTNTKNSGIGIANVKQRLEHLYKPGEYHLQIERANDKHSVLLQLKLKTNGN
- a CDS encoding LytTR family DNA-binding domain-containing protein — protein: MAIKALIIDDEPLAQNVIKQYALKIPFLEITGACNDAICAQKFIHENEVDLLFLDINMPKLSGISFLKTLNRRPLVIFTTAYSEYALEAYELNAIDYLKKPFSFERFFKAFSRAEELFLLKNKQETTAESNKDVNDFLFIKANKKTIKVKFSDISYIEGLGDYIKIHLNTEKIVTNLSMKKIFSLLPEDQFYRTHKSFIIAVDKIESLEGNMVSISGEKLPIGNSYRSDFFDYIKRFTAD
- a CDS encoding nitroreductase family protein, translated to MELLNKHVTVRKFKDKEISEELLKSILYSGTRASTTGNMQLYSIVVNRSQESIEKLAPLHFNQPVAKTAPVLLTFVADFNRFTKWCEFNNAKPGYNNFLSFTNALIDAILVAQNVCIAAENYGLGICYLGTTTYNAKEIIDVLDLPLLTFPVTTVALGYPEEVPELTDRIPLEGIIHNESYCDYKKSDIDRLYEFKENLDASKKFVAENGKETLAQVFTDVRYKEADNNFFSVKMLETLKQQGFI